The following are from one region of the Actinopolyspora halophila DSM 43834 genome:
- a CDS encoding FxLD family lanthipeptide encodes MAAALAGETVEDVFELDAQVTTEEVPFREMACQTDDGCGHTCEKSACTTTD; translated from the coding sequence ATGGCCGCAGCACTCGCGGGCGAGACGGTCGAGGACGTGTTCGAGCTGGATGCGCAGGTCACGACCGAAGAGGTTCCGTTTCGGGAAATGGCCTGCCAGACCGACGACGGGTGTGGCCACACCTGCGAAAAGTCGGCCTGCACCACGACGGACTGA